A section of the Tachysurus fulvidraco isolate hzauxx_2018 chromosome 7, HZAU_PFXX_2.0, whole genome shotgun sequence genome encodes:
- the LOC113640150 gene encoding uncharacterized protein LOC113640150 isoform X2 → MSKQEQIVKDFLLPDLSKDGSETYLKKIRNVALKHSKSIIKLKKYSVKVGSLAVTAYKDEPEMKEEWEEFYLPEHMYMEVIGVVEEFSGHLPRDGLVLMVCEDGKVFAYNDNTLYHINNNLKELFLHGFELPGIKSYYHGQSFEDMEKDWDKVKKSKEVREKMKDHEKMLKCLKDSYLTNLDIISGKKQGKPSTSGGRDKPIPVL, encoded by the exons ATGAG TAAACAAGAACAAATTGTGAAGGACTTCCTTCTTCCTGATCTCAGCAAAG ATGGGTCAGAGACTTATCTCAAGAAGATCAGAAATGTTGCTTTAAAACACAGCAAGTCAATCATTAAACTGAAAAAATACAGTGTCAAGGTGGGATCTTTGGCTGTAACAGCATATAAAGATGAACCTGAGATGAAAGAGGAGTGGGAGGAGTTCTACCTCCCAGAACACATGTACATGGAGGTCATTGGTGTTGTTGAGGAGTTCTCTGGTCACCTCCCCCGTGATGGTCTGGTGCTGATGGTGTGTGAGGATGGAAAGGTGTTTGCTTATAACGATAACACGCTGTATCACATCAATAACAACCTGAAAGAACTTTTTCTACATGGTTTCGAGTTACCAGGAATTAAAAGTTACTACCATGGTCAAAGCTTTGAGGACATG GAAAAAGATTGGGACAAGGTAAAGAAATCCAaagaagtgagagagaagatGAAGGATCATGAGAAGATGCTGAAGTGTTTGAAGGATTCGTATCTCACCAACCTGGACATCATCAGTGGGAAAAAGCAAGGAAAG CCGAGCACTTCTGGTGGGAGAGATAAACCAATTCCTGTTCTGTAA
- the LOC113640150 gene encoding uncharacterized protein LOC113640150 isoform X1, with protein MSKQEQIVKDFLLPDLSKDGSETYLKKIRNVALKHSKSIIKLKKYSVKVGSLAVTAYKDEPEMKEEWEEFYLPEHMYMEVIGVVEEFSGHLPRDGLVLMVCEDGKVFAYNDNTLYHINNNLKELFLHGFELPGIKSYYHGQSFEDMKEKDWDKVKKSKEVREKMKDHEKMLKCLKDSYLTNLDIISGKKQGKPSTSGGRDKPIPVL; from the exons ATGAG TAAACAAGAACAAATTGTGAAGGACTTCCTTCTTCCTGATCTCAGCAAAG ATGGGTCAGAGACTTATCTCAAGAAGATCAGAAATGTTGCTTTAAAACACAGCAAGTCAATCATTAAACTGAAAAAATACAGTGTCAAGGTGGGATCTTTGGCTGTAACAGCATATAAAGATGAACCTGAGATGAAAGAGGAGTGGGAGGAGTTCTACCTCCCAGAACACATGTACATGGAGGTCATTGGTGTTGTTGAGGAGTTCTCTGGTCACCTCCCCCGTGATGGTCTGGTGCTGATGGTGTGTGAGGATGGAAAGGTGTTTGCTTATAACGATAACACGCTGTATCACATCAATAACAACCTGAAAGAACTTTTTCTACATGGTTTCGAGTTACCAGGAATTAAAAGTTACTACCATGGTCAAAGCTTTGAGGACATG AAGGAAAAAGATTGGGACAAGGTAAAGAAATCCAaagaagtgagagagaagatGAAGGATCATGAGAAGATGCTGAAGTGTTTGAAGGATTCGTATCTCACCAACCTGGACATCATCAGTGGGAAAAAGCAAGGAAAG CCGAGCACTTCTGGTGGGAGAGATAAACCAATTCCTGTTCTGTAA